Proteins from a genomic interval of Polaribacter sejongensis:
- a CDS encoding LamG-like jellyroll fold domain-containing protein: MKSLNRNLLLIFLLIVNLVSAQIPCSTGFNANGIDDFITIGNTDAINLQNTRNRTIEFWFKPSDITTRQVLYEEGAQVNAILFFIEGGQIYAGGFRDNAGTNANRRFFRSSVGDIAVDEWNHIALTLEDTASPDLTFKWFLNGVEKDVQDGVQISSHSGNISIGRNGGNMRFPSSLITNWTTSSVGSSTSETYNSGFTGQIASSYNYNGNISLLRIWNVARSETQINANKSTYLTSGTSLVAYQDGDKIKYKGNGSTSIGATATANGSGTTYTWVGGNSTDFSNDANWSGTSPVVTKTQTVVINDGTNSPSITSSIGVVNIGNLTIESGAEITVESGGTLNVYYSLINNGTITVENGGSLIYHACNSSIQGSGTFKIKRVTPTYSDNKFYSYWSSPVISSDSNIATVFPDASLIYKFDAASSNSDWVSAGTSDFNTGIGYAVRNESAGGQLRTFSGKINEGDIEVDIYNTSNLAGSDFDGIVWSTEGDNLIGNPYSSAIDWDLVVSDLDNNEIDGTMYLWSQNSVHIGENRQADYLEYNMTGGANNTTTSNIGSGQGFFIKTTSANPNLKITFKTTHQVAGLNTKFLKSSTNNDGNVKKKGRSWFTFNHNDITKTILIGFLEGATESFDRLYDAPFDVEKKSMGFYSFVEDVHKATIQGLPVLKEDTKIIRVGFVADKIGDYSIGIQEEQIEEGYNIYLVDTEKGMTVDLKQAEYDFIIDAVGENNTRFKVVYSKGKLKTLSNESIEIEAKELSVYLDAGKELIVIYNNSKDDIDEVSLFNVQGRKVASYKGSQQKNTSNLSPGFYVVKVKLEDSSTLNKKILIAN; this comes from the coding sequence ATGAAGAGTTTAAATAGAAACTTATTGCTTATATTTTTATTAATAGTTAATTTAGTATCTGCTCAAATACCTTGTTCTACTGGTTTTAATGCAAATGGTATAGATGACTTTATAACCATAGGAAATACAGATGCAATTAACTTACAGAACACAAGAAATAGAACCATAGAATTTTGGTTTAAACCTTCAGATATAACAACAAGACAAGTATTATATGAGGAAGGGGCCCAGGTTAATGCTATTTTATTTTTTATAGAAGGAGGTCAAATATATGCTGGGGGTTTTAGAGATAATGCTGGTACAAATGCAAATAGGCGTTTTTTTAGATCATCGGTAGGGGATATTGCGGTTGATGAATGGAATCATATCGCTTTAACTCTAGAGGATACTGCAAGCCCCGATTTAACTTTTAAATGGTTTTTAAATGGAGTTGAAAAAGATGTTCAGGATGGGGTTCAAATAAGTTCGCATTCTGGAAATATTTCTATAGGTAGAAATGGTGGGAATATGAGATTTCCTTCAAGTTTAATTACAAATTGGACCACAAGTTCTGTTGGGTCTTCGACTTCAGAAACTTATAACAGTGGTTTTACAGGTCAAATAGCTTCTAGTTATAATTATAATGGAAACATTTCTTTGCTAAGAATATGGAATGTAGCGAGAAGTGAAACTCAAATAAATGCTAATAAATCTACATATTTAACATCTGGAACCAGTTTAGTGGCATATCAAGATGGAGATAAAATTAAATATAAAGGAAATGGAAGTACCTCTATTGGGGCAACAGCAACAGCGAATGGAAGTGGAACTACTTACACTTGGGTTGGTGGTAATTCAACAGATTTTTCTAATGATGCTAATTGGTCTGGTACATCTCCAGTTGTTACAAAAACCCAAACCGTAGTTATTAATGATGGCACTAACAGTCCAAGTATAACATCTTCTATTGGTGTTGTTAATATTGGTAATTTAACAATAGAGAGTGGTGCGGAAATTACTGTTGAAAGTGGAGGAACTCTTAATGTATATTATTCGTTAATAAATAATGGTACTATAACTGTAGAAAATGGCGGTTCGTTAATATATCATGCTTGTAACTCTTCGATACAAGGATCTGGTACGTTTAAAATTAAAAGAGTTACGCCTACTTATTCTGACAATAAATTTTACTCATATTGGAGTTCCCCGGTTATTTCTTCAGACTCTAATATTGCAACCGTTTTTCCAGATGCTTCTCTTATTTATAAATTTGATGCGGCGTCTTCAAATTCAGATTGGGTTTCTGCAGGTACTTCAGATTTTAATACAGGTATTGGATACGCTGTTCGTAATGAAAGTGCGGGAGGACAATTAAGAACTTTCTCGGGTAAAATTAATGAAGGTGATATAGAAGTAGATATTTACAATACCTCAAATTTAGCGGGGTCAGATTTTGACGGAATTGTATGGTCTACAGAGGGAGATAATTTGATAGGTAATCCATATTCTTCTGCGATAGATTGGGATTTAGTAGTTTCAGATTTAGATAATAATGAAATAGATGGAACGATGTATCTATGGAGTCAGAACTCAGTTCACATAGGTGAAAACAGACAAGCAGATTACTTAGAGTATAATATGACAGGTGGTGCAAACAATACCACAACAAGTAATATAGGTTCTGGGCAAGGTTTTTTTATAAAAACAACAAGTGCAAACCCTAATTTAAAAATTACCTTTAAAACAACACATCAGGTTGCTGGTTTAAATACAAAATTTCTTAAAAGTAGTACTAATAATGATGGTAATGTAAAAAAGAAAGGTCGTTCTTGGTTTACTTTTAATCATAATGATATTACAAAAACAATATTAATAGGTTTCTTAGAAGGAGCAACAGAGAGTTTTGATCGGTTGTATGATGCTCCTTTTGATGTAGAGAAAAAATCTATGGGCTTTTACTCATTTGTAGAAGATGTACACAAAGCAACCATACAAGGTTTGCCTGTTTTAAAAGAGGATACTAAAATAATTAGAGTAGGGTTTGTGGCAGATAAAATAGGAGATTACTCTATAGGTATTCAAGAAGAGCAAATAGAAGAAGGCTATAATATTTATTTGGTAGATACAGAAAAAGGAATGACTGTAGATTTAAAGCAAGCAGAATATGATTTTATTATTGATGCTGTTGGTGAAAATAATACCAGATTTAAAGTAGTTTATTCTAAAGGCAAATTAAAAACATTAAGTAACGAATCTATTGAGATTGAGGCCAAAGAACTTTCTGTGTATCTCGATGCTGGAAAAGAATTAATAGTAATATACAATAATAGTAAAGATGATATAGACGAGGTTTCTTTGTTTAATGTTCAGGGAAGAAAAGTAGCTTCTTATAAAGGAAGTCAGCAAAAAAACACTTCTAATTTGTCACCTGGGTTTTATGTTGTAAAAGTAAAATTGGAAGATAGTAGCACCTTGAATAAAAAAATATTAATTGCAAATTAG